Proteins encoded within one genomic window of Ranitomeya variabilis isolate aRanVar5 chromosome 4, aRanVar5.hap1, whole genome shotgun sequence:
- the APOE gene encoding apolipoprotein E: MMWTFVLLTIGLLAGAQARSLFKDAPQTKWESALDSFWQTLNKVEEAADEASLKMRDSEIGKELDGLIKDTMEELSNYADDLKSRVGPMAQDAQERFNDEVSALADKLKSDMEDTKSRAIQYSGDLRSMFDQNIEDVQGKVSMYMKKLKKRLAKDSDDLKQKLGQYGEDLNKNTQEKVESLRKNIEPYVSSLKKKGEERLQSLKDVMDEQGKQLRDRFASVAKDVQNKVKKMASDLKSSVDKVTDQMKKWFNPSIDNLRNQLQNLAKSLQNKKQ, encoded by the exons ATGATGTGGACATTTGTACTGTTGACCATTGGGCTCCTGGCAG GAGCCCAGGCCCGATCACTTTTTAAGGATGCACCCCAGACAAAATGGGAGTCTGCCCTGGACAGCTTTTGGCAGACCCTGAACAAAGTGGAAGAAGCCGCAGATGAAGCCTCATTAAAGATGAGAGATTCTGAGATTGGCAAGGAACTTGA TGGACTTATCAAAGACACGATGGAAGAACTAAGCAATTACGCCGATGACTTGAAGAGCAGGGTTGGCCCCATGGCCCAGGATGCTCAGGAAAGGTTTAACGATGAGGTCTCCGCTCTGGCTGATAAACTCAAGAGCGACATGGAAGACACCAAGTCTCGGGCCATCCAATACTCAGGAGACTTGCGCTCCATGTTCGACCAGAACATTGAAGACGTTCAAGGAAAAGTCAGTATGTACATGAAAAAGCTAAAGAAACGTCTTGCAAAAGATAGCGATGATCTTAAGCAAAAGCTCGGCCAGTATGGGGAAGACCTCAACAAGAACACTCAGGAGAAGGTAGAAAGCCTCCGTAAAAACATTGAACCCTATGTGTCCAGCCTGAAGAAAAAGGGAGAGGAACGTCTTCAGTCTCTGAAAGATGTCATGGATGAACAAGGAAAGCAACTCCGGGATAGATTTGCCTCAGTGGCCAAAGACGTCCAGAACAAAGTAAAGAAAATGGCCTCTGATCTGAAGAGCAGTGTAGACAAGGTGACCGACCAGATGAAAAAGTGGTTCAATCCTTCCATAGACAACCTCCGTAACCAGCTTCAAAACCTAGCCAAGAGTCTCCAGAACAAAAAGCAATAA